In Exiguobacterium acetylicum, the genomic stretch ATAGTGTCGTGATTGCTCCGAAGCCTTCTGCTTCTGACATGATCTCGAACGCCGTGTGATTGTAATAATCGATTCCGCGAACGAGCGTTGGATCAACGACATACTCGATGCCGAGTGCATCTAAGTGAAGCAATACTTCATCGAAGTAAGCTTTTGATGCCGGGTTTAAGTAATCGAGAATCGATGGTGCTGTTGCCATGCTCGGGTGATCGCGGTCGACCTTACAGTCGAGGACCCGAAGTGGATTCGTTTCGAGACGGTTCTGACAGTCCTGACACAACTCGTGAACGACCGGTTTGAAGTGATCGACGAGTGCTGCCCGGTGTGCCGCGCGACTTTCGTTATCCCCGAGTGTATTGATGACGAGCTTGAGGTGCTTCAATCCGAATGAACGGTAGATGCTCATCGCGAGACTGATGACTTCCGCATCAATCGCTGGTTGTTCACTTCCGAGTGCTTCGACTCCATATTGGTGGAGCTGACGAAAACGACCTGCTTGCGGACGTTCATAACGGAACATCGGTCCAATGTAGAACAATTTCGTCGGTTGGTTCGGTGAACCGAACAGCTTGTTCGTCACGAATGAACGAACGACAGCAGCCGTTCCTTCTGGACGTAACGTCAACTGGTCTTTTCCGCGTTTCTCAAGCATGAACATTTCTTTTTGAACGATATCCGTCGTCTCACCGACGCCACGTTTGAAGAGTTCTGTCTCCTCAAAAATCGGCGTCCGGATTTCCTTATAGTTGTAACGCTTACTGATGTCACGTAATTGTTGCTCGATGTACTGCCAGCGTTCGACTGTTCCTGGAAGGACATCAAACGTACCGCGTGGTAATTTCATCTCAAATTCCTCCTTTTTTGAATACAAAAAAGTCCTCGTCCGCAAAGGGACGAGAACTTGAAGATCCCGTGGTACCACCCTGGTTGTCAAATCACATTTGACCACTCGGTGCAGTTAACGCCTGCGTACGACCTTCCCTACTATCAGTTCAGGAAGATACCTCGGAAGGGTCTTTCATCGAGTTCGTCTGTTCGCCCTTCCAGCCAAGGGGCGACTCTCTAAGCAGACAAGGTCTTGATTACTCCTCTTCGTCTTCGGTCGTATGAATCATTTGGTTACGTCTAATATTGCCTCGTCTCTCGGTTCCTGTCAAGCGTTTGCTTCTTTTTCAAGAATCAATGTCACCGGTCCATCATTGACGAGCGCGATATCCATCATCGCACCGAACTGACCTGTCTCGACCGTCAGTCCTTGCGCACGAAGACGTTCATTGAACGCTTCATACAATTCGTTGGCAAGATCCGGTTTCGCTGCTTCCGTGAACGCTGGGCGACGTCCTTTTTTGACATCACCATACAGCGTGAACTGCGAGACGGATAGAATC encodes the following:
- the dtd gene encoding D-aminoacyl-tRNA deacylase: MRVVLQRVKEASVTVDQEVIGQIKQGFLLLVGVTHEDTIDQVNWLADKIAGLRVFEDEEERMNRSLQDVDGQILSVSQFTLYGDVKKGRRPAFTEAAKPDLANELYEAFNERLRAQGLTVETGQFGAMMDIALVNDGPVTLILEKEANA
- the hisS gene encoding histidine--tRNA ligase, giving the protein MKLPRGTFDVLPGTVERWQYIEQQLRDISKRYNYKEIRTPIFEETELFKRGVGETTDIVQKEMFMLEKRGKDQLTLRPEGTAAVVRSFVTNKLFGSPNQPTKLFYIGPMFRYERPQAGRFRQLHQYGVEALGSEQPAIDAEVISLAMSIYRSFGLKHLKLVINTLGDNESRAAHRAALVDHFKPVVHELCQDCQNRLETNPLRVLDCKVDRDHPSMATAPSILDYLNPASKAYFDEVLLHLDALGIEYVVDPTLVRGIDYYNHTAFEIMSEAEGFGAITTLCGGGRYNGLVEQIGGPATPGIGFGIGIERLLMALENENVLPAVDDQIDVFIVAQGSDEVEKTATRLLQLMRLEGLVADRDYLGRKFKGQFKAADRLKARYTVILGDEEVERGAAALKNMATGEQTDVPLSAVADTIVAKLKEEAQ